From one Lycium ferocissimum isolate CSIRO_LF1 chromosome 5, AGI_CSIRO_Lferr_CH_V1, whole genome shotgun sequence genomic stretch:
- the LOC132057116 gene encoding L-type lectin-domain containing receptor kinase S.4-like: MVNSCFVLLSSLISFSILASSQQLDGFIYTRFNQPNNNITLSGVAEISQKNGFIQLTNDTTRLMGHAFYSSPFQFKNSTNGTVFSFSTCFALAIVPEYAKLGGHGLAFTISQSNDFTTALPSQYLGLLNATDVGNFSNHIFAVEFDTVQDFEFGDINDNHVGININSLRSNMSETAGYFNDDMVKQDLNLKCGKVILAWVEYDSVTNLVNVTLSTTSKKPKLPVLSYHIDLSPFFKENMYVGFSASTGLLASSHYVLGWSFKLNGEAEFLDLDSLPSLPGPKKKHTGLIVGISIIVAVFVMIGVLVAIYLIRRFKNADVIEPWELEVGPHRYSYQELKQATRGFKDSELLGAGGFGKVYKGVLKNSNMEIAVKRISHESKQGLQEFVSEISSIGRLRHRNLVQLVGWCRRRGDLLLVYDFMPNGSLDNFLFEKPRMVLTWDQRFKIIKGVASGLLYLHEGYEQIVVHRDVKASNVLLDGELNGRLGDFGLARLYEHGSKPGTTRVVGTLGYLAPELPRTGRATEKSDVFAFGALLLEVVCGRRPIESKAGPEELVLVDMVWNKWREGKILDVIDKRLKGEFNESEVLMVLKLGLMCSNNEASSRPSMRQVMSYLEGEADMPEAPMAPGDYNGGFGFDENECLHSLASTRGHTCLANGNEDGTFVSVSTAPVSCLFTDELPR; this comes from the coding sequence ATGGTCAATAGTTGTTTTGtactactttcttctctaatttCCTTTTCAATCCTAGCTTCATCTCAACAACTTGATGGTTTCATTTACACAAGATTCAATCAACCAAACAATAACATCACTTTAAGTGGAGTTGcagaaatatcccaaaaaaatGGATTTATCCAATTAACCAATGATACGACTAGATTAATGGGCCATGCCTTTTATTCTTCACCTTTTCAATTCAAGAACTCAACAAATGGTactgttttttcattttcaacttGTTTTGCTCTTGCTATAGTACCTGAATATGCAAAACTTGGTGGCCATGGACTTGCTTTTACTATTTCTCAGTCAAATGATTTCACTACAGCTTTACCAAGTCAGTATTTAGGCTTACTAAATGCAACTGATGTTGGTAACTTTTCAAATCATATATTTGCTGTTGAATTTGATACAGTACAAGATTTTGAGTTTGGTGATATTAATGATAACCATGTTGGTATAAACATCAATAGTTTAAGGTCTAATATGTCTGAAACAGCAGGTTATTTTAATGATGATATGGTTAAACAAGATCTGAATCTTAAATGTGGTAAGGTAATATTAGCATGGGTTGAATATGATTCTGTTACAAATTTAGTTAATGTTACTCTTTCAACAACTTCAAAAAAACCCAAGTTGCCTGTTTTATCTTATCATATAGATCTCTCTccattttttaaagaaaatatgtatgttggaTTTTCTGCTTCAACTGGTTTGCTTGCTAGTTCACATTATGTGTTGGGTTGGAGTTTTAAGTTGAATGGTGAAGCTGAATTTTTAGACTTGGATTCACTTCCTTCATTGCCTGGTCCAAAGAAGAAGCATACTGGCCTAATTGTAGGTATCTCAATTATAGTGGCTGTTTTTGTAATGATTGGTGTATTAGTTGCTATTTATTTAATAAGGAGATTCAAGAATGCTGATGTGATTGAACCTTGGGAGCTTGAGGTTGGTCCTCATAGATATTCTTATCAAGAACTTAAGCAAGCTACTAGAGGTTTTAAGGATAGTGAGCTTCTTGGGGCTGGTGGATTTGGTAAAGTTTATAAAGGTGTTTTAAAAAATTCGAATATGGAAATCGCTGTGAAGCGTATTTCGCATGAATCTAAACAGGGTTTACAAGAATTTGTGTCTGAAATTTCCAGCATTGGAAGACTTCGTCATAGGAATTTGGTTCAATTAGTAGGTTGGTGTAGACGTCGTGGTGACTTGTTACTTGTCTATGATTTTATGCCTAATGGAAGCTTGGATAATTTCTTGTTTGAAAAACCTAGAATGGTGTTGACATGGGATCaaaggttcaaaatcatcaaaggAGTTGCTTCTGGATTGCTATATTTACATGAAGGTTATGAACAAATTGTTGTGCATCGAGACGTTAAGGCTAGTAATGTGCTACTAGATGGGGAGTTAAATGGCAGGCTTGGAGATTTTGGACTTGCAAGATTATACGAGCACGGTTCAAAACCGGGTACGACTAGGGTAGTTGGCACATTGGGGTACCTTGCACCGGAATTACCAAGAACAGGACGTGCTACTGAAAAATCCGATGTTTTTGCCTTTGGTGCATTGTTACTTGAAGTGGTATGTGGGCGTAGGCCGATTGAATCAAAGGCAGGGCCTGAGGAGTTAGTTCTGGTCGACATGGTGTGGAACaaatggagagaagggaaaATTCTTGATGTTATAGATAAGAGATTGAAAGGTGAGTTCAATGAAAGTGAAGTTCTTATGGTGTTGAAATTAGGACTGATGTGTTCAAATAATGAGGCATCGTCTCGGCCTAGTATGAGACAAGTGATGAGTTACTTGGAAGGTGAAGCTGATATGCCTGAGGCTCCAATGGCTCCTGGTGACTATAATGGAGGATTCGGATTCGACGAAAATGAGTGTTTGCATTCTTTAGCATCTACAAGGGGACACACATGTTTGGCTAATGGAAATGAAGATGGTACATTTGTTTCTGTTTCTACTGCACCAGTTTCATGTTTATTTACAGATGAACTACCTAGGTAG
- the LOC132057950 gene encoding L-type lectin-domain containing receptor kinase IV.1-like, whose protein sequence is MFFNLVILVALFLVDFAPASCEGDAFIYNGFQSGNLSLDGIAKLTSNDLLLLTDSKTKDQGHAFYPNPIHFKNSPNGTAFSFSTTFVFGIRSDYRSMSGHGLVFIIAPQRGLQGAMPNHYLGLFNSTNNGNRSNHVVGVELDTTFTEEFGDINENHVGIDINGLNSVAVHTAGYFDDTGLFHNLTLASGQTMQVWVDYDGSTKQIKVTIAPLHVGKTVRPLLAMKYDLSPILDQNMYVGFSSSTGPVPTHHYILGWSFKINGKAQELSQLPRLGRREESRFLTITLPLISLVLLVVAILSGSLCKKEEEVWLSSTWLKIGQAQARLR, encoded by the coding sequence ATGTTCTTCAATCTTGTCATACTAGTGGCTCTCTTCTTAGTTGATTTTGCACCAGCTTCTTGTGAAGGTGATGCATTCATTTACAATGGATTCCAATCAGGGAATCTTAGCTTGGATGGCATAGCTAAGCTCACATCCAATGACCTTTTGCTATTAACAGATTCTAAAACAAAAGATCAGGGCCATGCTTTCTATCCAAATCCAATTCATTTCAAGAATTCACCAAATGGTACTGCATTTTCTTTCTCCACAACCTTTGTATTTGGTATAAGGTCTGATTATCGATCTATGAGTGGTCATGgactagttttcattatcgcgcCACAGAGAGGACTTCAAGGGGCTATGCCAAACCACTATCTTGGCCTTTTTAACTCAACCAATAATGGGAATAGATCTAACCATGTTGTTGGAGTTGAGCTCGATACAACCTTTACCGAGGAATTTGGTGATATTAATGAGAATCATGTTGGAATTGATATAAATGGGTTGAATTCTGTAGCAGTTCATACAGCAGGTTATTTTGATGATACTGGTTTGTTTCATAACTTGACTCTTGCTAGTGGCCAGACAATGCAAGTCTGGGTGGATTATGATGGAAGCACTAAGCAAATTAAGGTAACAATAGCTCCGTTACATGTGGGAAAAACAGTTAGGCCACTTCTGGCTATGAAATATGATCTTTCACCAATTCTTGATCAGAACATGTATGTTGGTTTTTCATCATCAACTGGTCCAGTCCCAACACATCATTATATCTTAGGATGGAGCTTCAAGATAAATGGGAAAGCTCAAGAACTTTCTCAACTTCCTCGTCTTGGGCGCAGAGAGGAATCAAGATTTTTAACGATTACTTTGCCATTAATCTCTTTGGTTTTACTTGTCGTAGCAATCCTCAGCGGTAGTTTAtgtaagaaggaagaagaagtcTGGCTCAGCTCAACTTGGTTAAAGATCGGTCAAGCTCAGGCTCGGTTGAGATGA